Proteins encoded by one window of Bauldia sp.:
- a CDS encoding phosphoadenylyl-sulfate reductase, protein MAPLDALARVAEPEAFAPPDVGTLNALHGSRGAEGIIDFAAHELFPGRIALVSSFGAESAVLLSLVAEVDRSLPVVFLDTGKLFAETIAYRHSLADHLGLTDVRTIIPDPDRLAAGDPHGALWMTNPDLCCHYRKTEPLNRALSGFDAWFTGRKRFQNRVRAELPVFEADGDRIKVNPLVNWSSDDLKAYTAKHALPEHPLVAKGFLSIGCVPCTTKVAPGEDPRAGRWRGLGKIECGIHTDLEIDGSGI, encoded by the coding sequence ATGGCGCCGCTTGACGCACTCGCTCGCGTCGCCGAGCCGGAGGCCTTCGCGCCGCCCGACGTCGGCACGCTGAACGCGCTTCACGGCAGCCGCGGCGCCGAGGGCATCATCGACTTCGCCGCGCACGAGCTGTTCCCCGGCCGCATCGCGCTGGTCTCGAGCTTCGGTGCCGAGTCGGCCGTGCTGCTCAGCCTCGTGGCCGAAGTGGATCGCAGCCTGCCGGTCGTTTTCCTCGACACCGGCAAGCTGTTCGCCGAGACGATCGCCTACCGCCATTCGCTCGCCGACCATCTCGGCCTCACCGACGTGCGGACCATCATCCCGGATCCCGATCGCCTCGCCGCCGGCGATCCGCACGGCGCGCTGTGGATGACCAACCCCGATCTCTGCTGCCACTATCGCAAGACAGAGCCGCTCAACCGCGCGCTCTCCGGTTTTGACGCCTGGTTCACCGGTCGCAAGCGGTTCCAGAACCGCGTCCGCGCCGAGCTGCCGGTCTTCGAGGCCGACGGCGACCGCATCAAGGTCAACCCGCTGGTCAACTGGTCGAGCGACGACCTCAAGGCGTACACGGCGAAGCACGCGCTCCCAGAGCACCCGCTGGTCGCCAAGGGCTTCCTGTCGATCGGCTGCGTCCCGTGCACGACCAAGGTCGCCCCGGGCGAGGACCCGCGCGCCGGCCGCTGGCGCGGCCTCGGCAAGATCGAGTGCGGCATCCACACCGACCTCGAAATCGACGGCAGCGGCATCTGA
- a CDS encoding DUF934 domain-containing protein: protein MPLWKSGAFVDDPWQIVPDDQPVPADVPAILTLKRWRENRDTLQTRNAPIGLQIDPGNDWSDIVPDLPRFPVVVVTIPKYADGRAFSIARLLRERDGYKGEIRAAGNYIIDQVPYMARVGIDAYLTADPHVIKAFDEHLWPEVPHYLQPAWSGDGEVPAGTRPWIRKRT, encoded by the coding sequence ATGCCCCTCTGGAAATCCGGCGCCTTCGTCGACGACCCTTGGCAGATCGTCCCCGACGATCAGCCCGTGCCCGCCGACGTGCCCGCGATCCTGACGCTGAAGCGCTGGCGCGAGAACCGCGACACGCTGCAGACGCGCAATGCGCCGATCGGCCTGCAGATCGACCCCGGTAACGACTGGAGCGACATCGTCCCCGATCTGCCGCGCTTCCCGGTTGTGGTGGTGACGATCCCGAAATATGCCGACGGCCGCGCCTTCTCGATCGCCCGGCTGCTGCGCGAGCGCGACGGCTACAAGGGGGAGATCCGCGCGGCCGGCAACTACATCATCGACCAGGTGCCCTACATGGCCCGTGTCGGCATCGACGCGTATCTCACCGCCGATCCGCACGTCATCAAGGCGTTCGACGAGCACCTCTGGCCCGAGGTGCCGCACTACCTCCAGCCGGCCTGGTCCGGCGACGGCGAGGTTCCCGCCGGCACGCGCCCTTGGATCAGGAAGCGGACGTAG
- a CDS encoding nitrite/sulfite reductase, with the protein MYRYDEFDTAFVHERVAQFRGQVERRLSGEISEDQFKPLRLQNGVYLQLHAYMLRIAIPYGTLNPQQMRMLAFIARKYDRGYGHFTTRQNLQFHWPALKDIPDILEHLANVEMHAIQTSGNCIRNVTADHFAGAAADEVVDPRPYAEILRQWSSLHPEFLFLPRKFKIAVTGSERDRAAIQVHDIGLHAKRNDKGELGFAYYIGGGLGRTPMIGHLINDFLPVEDLLSYTEAALRVYNLFGRRDNKYKARIKILVHETGAAEIKRMVEEEWQRIRHGALALPDDEVHRIESYFALPAGLTPRPATSIVLERARVTNSALATWVDQNTAKHRISGHALVTVSLKPIGGTPGDATADQMDLLADLAERYSQGEIRVSHEQNLILPHVALDDLPALHEALAAANLATANAGLVTDIIACPGLDYCALANARSIPIAQRISERFADQARQQEVGDLKIKISGCINACGHHHVGHIGILGVEKKGEEFYQITLGGSGDETASVGEIVGPGFSSDEVIDAVETVVDTYLKVRESRDENFLAAVRRVGIAPFKEALYGAA; encoded by the coding sequence ATGTATAGATACGACGAATTCGACACCGCCTTCGTCCACGAGCGCGTCGCGCAGTTCCGCGGCCAGGTCGAGCGGCGCCTGTCCGGCGAGATCAGCGAAGACCAGTTCAAGCCGCTCCGCCTGCAGAACGGCGTCTACCTGCAGCTCCACGCCTACATGCTGCGCATCGCCATTCCATATGGCACGCTGAACCCGCAGCAGATGCGCATGCTGGCCTTCATCGCGCGCAAGTACGACCGCGGCTACGGCCACTTCACCACGCGCCAGAATCTCCAGTTCCACTGGCCGGCGCTGAAGGACATCCCCGACATCCTCGAGCATCTGGCGAACGTCGAGATGCACGCCATCCAGACGTCGGGCAACTGCATCCGCAACGTCACCGCCGATCACTTCGCCGGCGCCGCCGCCGACGAGGTCGTCGACCCGCGCCCGTACGCGGAGATTCTCCGCCAGTGGTCGTCGCTCCACCCGGAGTTCCTGTTCCTGCCGCGCAAGTTCAAGATCGCGGTCACCGGCTCGGAGCGCGACCGCGCCGCGATCCAGGTCCACGACATCGGCCTGCACGCGAAGCGCAACGACAAGGGCGAGCTGGGCTTCGCCTACTACATCGGCGGCGGACTTGGCCGCACGCCGATGATCGGCCACCTGATCAACGACTTCCTGCCGGTCGAGGATTTGCTGTCCTACACGGAAGCGGCGCTCCGCGTTTACAATCTCTTTGGCCGCCGCGACAACAAGTACAAGGCGCGCATCAAGATCCTCGTCCACGAGACCGGCGCCGCCGAGATCAAGCGCATGGTCGAGGAGGAATGGCAGCGCATTCGCCACGGCGCTCTCGCGCTGCCCGACGACGAGGTCCACCGCATCGAGTCCTACTTCGCGCTGCCCGCCGGCCTGACGCCGCGCCCGGCGACGAGCATCGTCCTCGAGCGCGCCCGCGTGACGAACTCGGCGCTCGCCACCTGGGTCGACCAGAACACGGCGAAGCACCGCATCTCCGGCCACGCGCTGGTCACCGTCTCGCTGAAGCCGATCGGCGGCACGCCGGGCGACGCCACCGCCGACCAGATGGACCTGCTCGCCGATCTCGCCGAGCGCTACAGCCAGGGCGAAATCCGCGTCAGCCACGAGCAGAACCTGATCCTGCCGCACGTCGCGCTCGACGATCTGCCGGCGCTGCACGAGGCGCTCGCCGCCGCCAATCTCGCGACCGCCAACGCCGGCCTGGTCACCGACATCATCGCCTGCCCGGGCCTCGATTATTGCGCGCTGGCCAACGCCCGCTCGATCCCGATCGCCCAGCGCATCTCCGAGCGCTTCGCCGATCAGGCCCGCCAGCAGGAAGTCGGCGACCTCAAGATCAAGATTTCCGGGTGCATCAATGCCTGCGGCCACCACCACGTCGGCCACATCGGCATCTTGGGCGTCGAGAAGAAGGGCGAGGAGTTCTACCAGATCACGCTCGGCGGCTCCGGCGACGAGACCGCCTCGGTCGGCGAGATCGTCGGCCCCGGCTTCTCCTCCGACGAGGTCATCGACGCGGTCGAGACCGTCGTCGATACGTACCTGAAGGTGCGCGAGAGCCGCGACGAGAATTTCCTCGCTGCCGTCCGCCGCGTCGGCATCGCGCCGTTCAAGGAGGCGCTGTATGGCGCCGCTTGA